A window of the Cannabis sativa cultivar Pink pepper isolate KNU-18-1 chromosome X, ASM2916894v1, whole genome shotgun sequence genome harbors these coding sequences:
- the LOC115707572 gene encoding pentatricopeptide repeat-containing protein At4g35130, chloroplastic isoform X2 encodes MAITLSHCNYYHHHQHSLASRKVPTTTRLNDSKSKQDSAVVVNNNPKKSRTLQTSILRTHINSGHTRDAISLFEKINHSDAYTWNLMIRGFVNNGFFWEAISFYRRMGSEGVPADNFTYPFVIKACGASFSLEEGEKVHGKLFKIGLDSDICVCNSLISMYCKLGFVQCAEKVFEEMPVKDLVSWNSLISGYVTVGDGRSSLARFLEMQMLGIKPDSKCGRVDLAERLFHEISPRNVVAWNAMIGGYVLNSRPLDSLACLRKMKKDDNLDPDVITLINLLPSCAQLGAFLVGKSIHGYAIRKGFLPHIVLETALIDVYGAFGKPKLAEYIFDRMEEKGLVTWNSMIATFAQNGWNKEALKLFQELLNKPLIPDAITMASVVPAYSEVSSLREGKQIHGYISKSEHNKNSYILNSLVYMYAKCGELQTARELFDGIPQRDVSSWNTIIMAYAIHGFGKESIELFSKMRDQNIEPNYNTFVSLLTSCSISGMVDEGWKFYNSMKTDYNIDCGIEHCGCILDLLGRAGDLDRAKSFIKTMPIAPTARIWGSLLTASKNHRNIELAELVAEHIFRVEHDNTGCYVLLSNLYAEVGRWDDVERIKSLMEQRGLDKTVGCSIVETKYKTHRFINDDRSHIQTDMIYHVLGILLRKIEENRSTHCSITKFRPIDLKNKRSKSSDYHSVRLATCFGLISTKVGSPVVVRKNTRVCKDCHGAIKKISVITKREIIVGDSKVFHHFRDGNCSCRDYW; translated from the exons ATGGCTATAACATTATCTCACTGTAACTACTACCACCACCACCAACACTCTTTAGCTTCAAGAAAAGTTCCCACAACAACACGACTCAACGATTCAAAATCCAAACAAGACTCCGCCGTCGTCGTTAATAATAATCCAAAGAAATCAAGGACTTTACAGACCTCAATTCTTCGAACTCACATCAATTCTGGGCACACGAGGGATGCGATTTCACTCTTCGAGAAAATAAACCATTCCGATGCGTATACTTGGAATCTTATGATTAGGGGTTTTGTAAATAATGGGTTTTTCTGGGAAGCCATTTCTTTTTATCGTAGAATGGGAAGTGAAGGGGTTCCAGCTGATAATTTCACCTACCCATTTGTGATAAAGGCATGTGGTGCTTCGTTTTCGTTGGAAGAGGGAGAAAAGGTTCATGGGAAGTTGTTTAAGATTGGGTTGGATTCAGATATTTGTGTTTGCAATTCGCTTATTTCTATGTATTGTAAACTTGGTTTTGTTCAGTGTGCAGAGAAAGTGTTTGAAGAAATGCCTGTGAAGGATTTAGTATCTTGGAATTCTTTGATTAGTGGATATGTTACCGTTGGGGATGGTAGAAGCTCTCTGGCACGTTTCTTGGAGATGCAAATGCTTGGAATTAAGCCAGACAG CAAATGTGGAAGGGTGGACCTTGCAGAGAGATTGTTTCATGAGATTTCTCCTAGAAATGTTGTGGCTTGGAATGCAATGATTGGCGGGTATGTTCTGAATTCGCGACCTTTGGACTCATTGGCATGCTTGAGAAAGATGAAAAAAGATGATAACTTGGATCCTGATGTTATTACATTAATAAACTTGCTCCCTTCATGTGCACAGTTAGGAGCTTTCTTGGTTGGTAAATCGATTCATGGTTATGCCATTAGAAAAGGGTTTCTCCCTCATATTGTTTTGGAAACAGCTTTGATTGATGTCTATGGGGCCTTTGGGAAGCCAAAATTAGCAGAGTATATATTTGATCGAATGGAAGAAAAGGGGTTGGTAACATGGAATTCAATGATTGCTACGTTTGCACAAAATGGGTGGAATAAGGAAGCATTAAAACTATTTCAAGAACTTTTGAATAAGCCTCTCATACCAGATGCTATTACCATGGCAAGTGTTGTACCAGCTTATTCTGAAGTATCATCACTCAGAGAGGGAAAGCAAATTCATGGTTATATCTCAAAATCTGAACACAATAAGAATTCCTATATTTTGAATTCACTTGTCTATATGTATGCTAAATGTGGCGAATTACAAACTGCTCGAGAACTTTTCGATGGGATTCCCCAAAGGGATGTGAGTTCATGGAACACTATTATCATGGCTTATGCAATTCATGGATTCGGAAAAGAATCAATTGAATTGTTCTCTAAGATGAGAGACCAGAACATAGAACCTAATTACAACACCTTTGTTTCCTTGTTAACCTCTTGCAGCATATCCGGGATGGTCGATGAGGGTTGGAAATTCTACAACTCAATGAAAACAGATTACAACATTGATTGTGGGATAGAGCACTGTGGCTGTATCCTTGATCTTCTTGGTCGAGCAGGTGATCTTGACCGAGCCAAGAGTTTTATCAAAACAATGCCGATCGCACCTACAGCCAGGATCTGGGGATCATTACTTACTGCTAGTAAAAACCATAGAAATATTGAGCTTGCTGAACTTGTTGCAGAACATATTTTTCGCGTGGAACATGATAATACCGGTTGTTATGTTTTGCTTTCTAATTTGTATGCTGAAGTTGGAAGATGGGATGATGTAGAACGAATCAAATCTCTCATGGAACAGAGAGGATTGGATAAAACTGTTGGGTGCAGCATTGTTGAGACCAAATATAAGACTCACAGGTTCATTAATGATGATAGGTCACACATTCAAACTGACATGATCTACCATGTCTTAGGTATACTCTTGAGAAAGATAGAAGAAAACAGAAGTACTCATTGCAGCATCACCAAGTTCAGGCCAATAGATTTGAAGAATAAAAGATCAAAGTCCTCAGATTATCACAGCGTAAGATTGGCAACCTGTTTTGGGTTGATCAGTACAAAGGTTGGAAGCCCTGTTGTTGTGAGAAAGAACACTAGAGTTTGTAAAGATTGTCATGGTGCTATAAAGAAGATCTCAGTGATCACCAAAAGAGAGATAATTGTTGGGGATTCTAAGGTTTTTCACCATTTCAGAGATGGTAATTGTTCATGTCGTGATTATTGGTAA
- the LOC115707572 gene encoding pentatricopeptide repeat-containing protein At4g35130, chloroplastic isoform X1 — MAITLSHCNYYHHHQHSLASRKVPTTTRLNDSKSKQDSAVVVNNNPKKSRTLQTSILRTHINSGHTRDAISLFEKINHSDAYTWNLMIRGFVNNGFFWEAISFYRRMGSEGVPADNFTYPFVIKACGASFSLEEGEKVHGKLFKIGLDSDICVCNSLISMYCKLGFVQCAEKVFEEMPVKDLVSWNSLISGYVTVGDGRSSLARFLEMQMLGIKPDRFTMISSINACSIECLIRNGKEIHGQVLKCGFELDIMIQTSLLDMYSKCGRVDLAERLFHEISPRNVVAWNAMIGGYVLNSRPLDSLACLRKMKKDDNLDPDVITLINLLPSCAQLGAFLVGKSIHGYAIRKGFLPHIVLETALIDVYGAFGKPKLAEYIFDRMEEKGLVTWNSMIATFAQNGWNKEALKLFQELLNKPLIPDAITMASVVPAYSEVSSLREGKQIHGYISKSEHNKNSYILNSLVYMYAKCGELQTARELFDGIPQRDVSSWNTIIMAYAIHGFGKESIELFSKMRDQNIEPNYNTFVSLLTSCSISGMVDEGWKFYNSMKTDYNIDCGIEHCGCILDLLGRAGDLDRAKSFIKTMPIAPTARIWGSLLTASKNHRNIELAELVAEHIFRVEHDNTGCYVLLSNLYAEVGRWDDVERIKSLMEQRGLDKTVGCSIVETKYKTHRFINDDRSHIQTDMIYHVLGILLRKIEENRSTHCSITKFRPIDLKNKRSKSSDYHSVRLATCFGLISTKVGSPVVVRKNTRVCKDCHGAIKKISVITKREIIVGDSKVFHHFRDGNCSCRDYW; from the coding sequence ATGGCTATAACATTATCTCACTGTAACTACTACCACCACCACCAACACTCTTTAGCTTCAAGAAAAGTTCCCACAACAACACGACTCAACGATTCAAAATCCAAACAAGACTCCGCCGTCGTCGTTAATAATAATCCAAAGAAATCAAGGACTTTACAGACCTCAATTCTTCGAACTCACATCAATTCTGGGCACACGAGGGATGCGATTTCACTCTTCGAGAAAATAAACCATTCCGATGCGTATACTTGGAATCTTATGATTAGGGGTTTTGTAAATAATGGGTTTTTCTGGGAAGCCATTTCTTTTTATCGTAGAATGGGAAGTGAAGGGGTTCCAGCTGATAATTTCACCTACCCATTTGTGATAAAGGCATGTGGTGCTTCGTTTTCGTTGGAAGAGGGAGAAAAGGTTCATGGGAAGTTGTTTAAGATTGGGTTGGATTCAGATATTTGTGTTTGCAATTCGCTTATTTCTATGTATTGTAAACTTGGTTTTGTTCAGTGTGCAGAGAAAGTGTTTGAAGAAATGCCTGTGAAGGATTTAGTATCTTGGAATTCTTTGATTAGTGGATATGTTACCGTTGGGGATGGTAGAAGCTCTCTGGCACGTTTCTTGGAGATGCAAATGCTTGGAATTAAGCCAGACAGGTTCACCATGATCAGTTCTATTAATGCTTGTTCTATAGAATGTTTAATCCGAAATGGGAAAGAGATTCATGGCCAGGTTCTTAAATGTGGTTTTGAATTGGATATTATGATTCAGACTTCTCTTCTTGACATGTACAGCAAATGTGGAAGGGTGGACCTTGCAGAGAGATTGTTTCATGAGATTTCTCCTAGAAATGTTGTGGCTTGGAATGCAATGATTGGCGGGTATGTTCTGAATTCGCGACCTTTGGACTCATTGGCATGCTTGAGAAAGATGAAAAAAGATGATAACTTGGATCCTGATGTTATTACATTAATAAACTTGCTCCCTTCATGTGCACAGTTAGGAGCTTTCTTGGTTGGTAAATCGATTCATGGTTATGCCATTAGAAAAGGGTTTCTCCCTCATATTGTTTTGGAAACAGCTTTGATTGATGTCTATGGGGCCTTTGGGAAGCCAAAATTAGCAGAGTATATATTTGATCGAATGGAAGAAAAGGGGTTGGTAACATGGAATTCAATGATTGCTACGTTTGCACAAAATGGGTGGAATAAGGAAGCATTAAAACTATTTCAAGAACTTTTGAATAAGCCTCTCATACCAGATGCTATTACCATGGCAAGTGTTGTACCAGCTTATTCTGAAGTATCATCACTCAGAGAGGGAAAGCAAATTCATGGTTATATCTCAAAATCTGAACACAATAAGAATTCCTATATTTTGAATTCACTTGTCTATATGTATGCTAAATGTGGCGAATTACAAACTGCTCGAGAACTTTTCGATGGGATTCCCCAAAGGGATGTGAGTTCATGGAACACTATTATCATGGCTTATGCAATTCATGGATTCGGAAAAGAATCAATTGAATTGTTCTCTAAGATGAGAGACCAGAACATAGAACCTAATTACAACACCTTTGTTTCCTTGTTAACCTCTTGCAGCATATCCGGGATGGTCGATGAGGGTTGGAAATTCTACAACTCAATGAAAACAGATTACAACATTGATTGTGGGATAGAGCACTGTGGCTGTATCCTTGATCTTCTTGGTCGAGCAGGTGATCTTGACCGAGCCAAGAGTTTTATCAAAACAATGCCGATCGCACCTACAGCCAGGATCTGGGGATCATTACTTACTGCTAGTAAAAACCATAGAAATATTGAGCTTGCTGAACTTGTTGCAGAACATATTTTTCGCGTGGAACATGATAATACCGGTTGTTATGTTTTGCTTTCTAATTTGTATGCTGAAGTTGGAAGATGGGATGATGTAGAACGAATCAAATCTCTCATGGAACAGAGAGGATTGGATAAAACTGTTGGGTGCAGCATTGTTGAGACCAAATATAAGACTCACAGGTTCATTAATGATGATAGGTCACACATTCAAACTGACATGATCTACCATGTCTTAGGTATACTCTTGAGAAAGATAGAAGAAAACAGAAGTACTCATTGCAGCATCACCAAGTTCAGGCCAATAGATTTGAAGAATAAAAGATCAAAGTCCTCAGATTATCACAGCGTAAGATTGGCAACCTGTTTTGGGTTGATCAGTACAAAGGTTGGAAGCCCTGTTGTTGTGAGAAAGAACACTAGAGTTTGTAAAGATTGTCATGGTGCTATAAAGAAGATCTCAGTGATCACCAAAAGAGAGATAATTGTTGGGGATTCTAAGGTTTTTCACCATTTCAGAGATGGTAATTGTTCATGTCGTGATTATTGGTAA
- the LOC115702883 gene encoding probable polyamine transporter At1g31830 has protein sequence MKQRSALTKQTSSSTMDSNSDVYVHLGEGSSPKLERIHKVSMLPLVFLIFYEVSGGPFGVEDSVQAAGPLLALVGFLVFALIWSVPEALITAEMATMFPENGGYVVWVSSALGPYWGFQQGWMKWLSGVIDNALYPVLFLDYLKSGIPELETGLYRVIAILCLTAFFTYLNYRGLTIVGWVAILLGTFSLLPFIFMGLIAIPKIQPSRWLVVDMENVNWALYLNVLFWNLNYWDSISTLAGEVENPSRTLPRALFYALILVVSGYIFPLLVGTGAIPVDRELWSDGYFSEIAKILGGVWLRFWVQAASALSNMGMFVAEMSSDAYQLQGMAYRGMLPAFFGKKSQHGTPIIGILFSASGVILLSWMSFQEIVAAENYLYCFGMIMEFIAFVKLRMKYPAASRPYKIPVGTAGAIMLCIPPTLLIFVVLALASLKVMVLSLLAVIVGLVMHPCLKYTEKKRWLRFCVAPDLPDIGSVLQ, from the exons ATG AAGCAGAGAAGTGCATTGACTAAGCAAACTTCCTCTTCAACAATGGATTCCAATAGTGATGTATACGTTCATTTAGGAGAAGGGTCCTCTCCCAAACTAGAGAGAATTCATAAAGTTTCAATGCTGCCTCTTGTATTCTTGATCTTCTATGAGGTCTCAGGGGGTCCATTTGGAGTTGAGGACAGTGTTCAGGCAGCTGGTCCCCTCTTAGCCCTTGTTGGTTTTCTGGTTTTTGCACTCATTTGGAGTGTTCCTGAGGCTTTGATAACAGCTGAAATGGCGACCATGTTTCCGGAAAATGGTGGATATGTTGTTTGGGTTTCATCAGCATTGGGTCCTTATTGGGGATTCCAGCAAGGTTGGATGAAATGGCTGAGTGGGGTTATTGACAATGCTCTATACCCCGTTTTATTCCTAGACTATCTGAAATCAGGAATCCCCGAGTTGGAAACAGGTTTATACAGAGTAATTGCCATATTGTGTTTGACTGCATTTTTCACTTACTTGAACTATAGAGGCTTAACTATAGTAGGTTGGGTTGCCATTTTACTAGGAACATTTTCTCTACTTCCTTTCATATTCATGGGACTTATTGCAATTCCGAAGATACAGCCCTCAAGGTGGCTTGTGGTGGATATGGAAAATGTGAACTGGGCATTGTACTTGAATGTTTTGTTCTGGAATCTCAATTACTGGGATTCAATTAGTACTCTAGCAGGGGAAGTAGAAAACCCGAGCAGAACACTTCCAAGAGCTCTCTTTTATGCTCTTATTTTGGTTGTATCAGGATACATATTTCCACTTCTGGTAGGAACTGGAGCTATCCCGGTTGATCGTGAACTCTGGTCTGATGGTTACTTCTCCGAAATCGCTAAAATACTAGGCGGTGTATGGTTAAGATTTTGGGTCCAAGCTGCATCTGCTTTGTCAAACATGGGGATGTTTGTAGCTGAAATGAGCAGCGATGCctatcagcttcaggggatggCATACCGAGGGATGCTTCCAGCATTCTTTGGCAAAAAGTCTCAGCATGGAACTCCTATTATAGGAATTCTATTCTCCGCATCTGGTGTGATTTTACTTTCGTGGATGAGTTTTCAAGAGATTGTAGCAGCAGAGAACTATTTATACTGTTTTGGAATGATAATGGAGTTCATAGCATTTGTCAAGTTAAGGATGAAATATCCAGCTGCATCTCGGCCTTATAAGATCCCCGTCGGTACAGCAGGTGCAATTATGTTGTGCATCCCCCCAACCCTGCTGATTTTTGTGGTCTTAGCCCTTGCTTCTTTGAAGGTTATGGTGCTAAGCCTCTTGGCTGTGATAGTTGGGCTTGTTATGCATCCTTGTCTCAAGTACACTGAGAAGAAGAGATGGTTAAGATTCTGTGTGGCCCCTGACCTTCCTGATATTGGATCAGTACTGCAATAA